Genomic window (Syntrophobacterales bacterium):
ACCCAACAGCGCCTTTATAGCCGCGCCGGTCCGGCTTCTCGCACGCAGTTCCAACACCTGGCCTAGCAATATCAACACAACGATAACAGCGGCCGCCTCGAAGTAGACGCCAACCGTGCCTTCCGCCGTCCGCATCGCTGCGGGAAAGAGGTCGGGAAACAGCACGCCGATCAGGCTGTAGATATAGGCCACCGAAACCCCGAGGCCGATCAGCGTAAACATGTTCAGGCTTCGGTTGATGACCGATTGGACGGCCCGGACGTAAAAGGGCCACCCGGCCCAAATCACCACCGGCGTCGCAAGGATCAATTCAAGCCACTTATAGGTCTTGACGGTGGCCAGTGTGTCGAGCAACTCGCCGCCCGGGATGATCATGCGCATCGCGATGATCACCAGCGGAAGCGTCAGGATGGCGCCCACAATAAACCGCTTGCGCATATCCTCGTATTCGGGGTTGGTCTCTTCTTCCGTCAGCGAGACGGTTTTCGGCTCAAGGGCCATTCCGCACTTCGGGCAGCTTCCGGGATGGTCCTGCACCACTTCGGGATGCATTGGACAGGTATATCCCATTCGCTCCGCTACCGGCGCCGGGGTTTTCGATTCGAGCGTCATGCCGCACTTCGGGCAGTTGCCGGGATGGTTCTGAACCACTTCGGGGTGCATCGGACACATATACACCTGGCTGCCATCATGCGTATACTCCATCACCGGTGGCTCTTCTTCTTTCTTGCCGGTAAATTTCCCCGGCTCAGTTTTGAACGTGGCCAGGCAGTGGTCGCTGCAAAAGTAGTAGGGTTTGCCGTTATGCTTGTATTGGATGAATTGACCTTCCTGATCCGTAGACATCCCGCAAACCGGATCCGTATATCGGCTTTTTCCTTCTTCGGATGAGTGGTGATGCATTATGCTCCTCCTTTTATGGCATCGAAGGCCTTCTTCAACTGCCCCTCTACTGCCTCCGCGAGTTTTTGAAGTTCTGCATTATCAATCATTTTCATGGCAACCGTCGGCCGGATAGCGGAAAGCACCGTCTTATTACCTTTTTCATAAACGATTACGTTGCAGGGAAGCATGAGTCCAATGTTCTCCTCGGCAAGGATCGCTTTGTATGCATTCGGAGGATTGCAGGCACCC
Coding sequences:
- a CDS encoding DUF302 domain-containing protein: MIHYGFTKELDIPCETVIELAREALKKEGFGILTKINVKEKMKEKLGLDMNKYIILGACNPPNAYKAILAEENIGLMLPCNVIVYEKGNKTVLSAIRPTVAMKMIDNAELQKLAEAVEGQLKKAFDAIKGGA